The sequence ACCTTGCCGCCGGCGCTCTGCCCGTCCACGCGGCCCTCCCCCGTGACGACGAGGTCGGCGCCGTCGAGCGCGGCGGGCAGGCCGACGGCCTCGGCGACCAGGAGGGCTCCCCCGGACGGCGCGGCGCCGAGCAGGCCGACGAGCCCGCCGCAGGTGCCTCCGGCCGCGCCCGCCCCGGGCAGGTCGTGCACGCGGGGGCCTCCCCGCGCGGCGACCGCGTCGGCGAAGACGGCGAGGGCGGCGTCCAGCTCGGCGACCTGGCCGGGGGACGCGCCCTTCTGCGGGCCGAACACGGCGGCGGCGCCGTCCGGCCCGACGAGCGGGTTGGTCACGTCGCAGGCCACCCGGAACCGGGTCGCGCGGACCTCCTCCGGTACGCCGGAGTCGTCGATCGACGCCAGGCGGGCGAGCGCGGCGCCGCCCGGCGGCAGCTCCCCGCCCGCGGCGTCCAGGAACCGCACGCCGAGGGCGCGCAGCAGCCCGGCTCCGCCGTCGGTGCTGGCGCTGCCGCCGATGCAGACCAGCACGTCGCGTGCGCCGCGCCGCACCGCGTCGGCGATCAGCTCGCCGGTGCCGGTGGTCGCGGCGTTCATCGGGTCGGGCGGGACGTCCTCGACCAGCGGAAGCCCGGACGCCGCGGCCAGCTCCACCACCGCCGAGCGCCCGTCGCCGGACAGCGCGTAGCGCGCCTTGACCGGGCGCCCCACCGGGTCGGTGGCGGCGACCTCGACCGCGTCGCCGCCGCGGGCGCTGAGGAAGCAGTCGAGGGTGCCCTCGCCGCCGTCGGCCATCGGCACGGCGGCCACCTGCGCGTCGGGCGCGGCGCGCCGGACGCCCGCCGCTACGGCGGCGCACACCTGCGCGGCGGACAGGCTGCCCTTGAACGAGTCGGGGGCGACGACGACCTTCATCAGCGCTCCGCCGCCAGCGTGGCGAGCACGGAGGCGAACTCCTCCGGCAGGACCATGGTGTCGCCCTCGTAGCGGGTCTCCAGGAAGGTCAGCTCGCCGGCGCGCCACCAGTACAGGTACGGGCTGAGCGAGCCGGGGCCCTCCTCGTAGGCGCGGTGCGCCTGCGCCTGGAGCTCGGTCGCCGCCGCCACGGCCTCGCGGTAGCGCGCCCTCGGGTGGCCTTCGGCGATCCGGAGCGGGTGGGCGACGATGAGGCTCCGGTTGGGCGCGATGACCAGCGCGCCGTACGGGCCGATCGGCAGGTACTCCTCCAGCCACGCCAGGTGGGTGACGGCGTAGAAGGTCCATCCGTGCAGGACCGAGACGCGGACGCCGCCGAGGTCCTGCTCGTCCAGCTGGAGCGGGCCGTCGGCGCGGACGTTCGCGCGGCCGAGCATGAACAGCGCGTCGCCCGACACCGGCCAGCCGCCCATCTCCTCGGTGGTGACGGTGCGGACGGTGGTGGGGGTGTCGACCACCACCACCTCGATCAGACCGGGTGCGAACGGCCGGGCGGCGAGCACCCCGTTGTCGGCCTCCGCCGGGTAGATGCGGGTGCGCAGCAGATGCTGGGCGAGGTCGAAGTCGCTGAGGTCCAGCGGCTCCTCGATCGCGGTGACGATCGTGGTGACGTGGTCGGAGACCAGCGCGGGCCAGTCGTCGCGCGGCACGAGCCGCGCGAGCTGCCGCAGGTCGCGCAGGCTGACGTGCAGCCTGTTGGCGCCCTCCAGCAGCATGACCTCGCCGGGCACGCGGCTGCACCGGTAGCCGAGGCTCTCGGCCACGAGGACGAGCAAGGAGTCGAGGGTCCCGTCGTCCCATGGATCGGGACGGGCGTGGCGGCCGCTCATCGCGCACCTCCCGGGGGCGCTTCGAGGGTGAGCGCGCCGGTGTCCGGCACGGCGGGGTGCGGATGTGCGGGGTCGTGGCCCGGCGGGGCCGGGGCGTGTAGAACGGCGGGGGCGCCGAGTTCCAGGGTGTGCTGGCGCGGCCCGTGCCCGGCCGGGACGCCGGCGAGGATCGGGACGCCGAGC is a genomic window of Actinomadura citrea containing:
- a CDS encoding glycerate kinase, whose translation is MKVVVAPDSFKGSLSAAQVCAAVAAGVRRAAPDAQVAAVPMADGGEGTLDCFLSARGGDAVEVAATDPVGRPVKARYALSGDGRSAVVELAAASGLPLVEDVPPDPMNAATTGTGELIADAVRRGARDVLVCIGGSASTDGGAGLLRALGVRFLDAAGGELPPGGAALARLASIDDSGVPEEVRATRFRVACDVTNPLVGPDGAAAVFGPQKGASPGQVAELDAALAVFADAVAARGGPRVHDLPGAGAAGGTCGGLVGLLGAAPSGGALLVAEAVGLPAALDGADLVVTGEGRVDGQSAGGKVVSAVAALARDRGVPCVALAGGVAGPLEELHALGLTAAFSLADGPRTLEELKAGAAPLLAAVAEQAVRLFRR